A single Anatilimnocola floriformis DNA region contains:
- a CDS encoding metallophosphoesterase family protein — translation MLSILHISDLHFGPFFVPRVAEALLKSAAALQVDCIVASGDFSQRATVEEFAAARRFLDQLPPVPLVVCPGNHDVPLYRVWERIFQPHANYQKYISPKLNDVLHLPAATIVSLDSTAPLRAIKNGRIRREHLVFARDVFSASPPEKVRIVVAHHHFAPAPDYERSTAMPKARRAMDVFEACGVELVLGGHLHRAYVGNSLDVYPGQDRKHGIVIAQSGTTTSRRGRAREREKNSFNFIRVTDESIRITHYMYFDGADGFAPFSRHIYPRATQQYFAEPAEPSLDMFAR, via the coding sequence ATGCTCAGTATCCTGCACATCTCTGATCTGCATTTCGGCCCGTTTTTCGTGCCACGCGTGGCCGAGGCCCTTCTGAAGAGCGCGGCCGCCCTGCAGGTCGATTGCATTGTGGCCAGCGGAGACTTTTCGCAGCGGGCAACGGTGGAAGAATTCGCCGCCGCGCGCAGGTTTCTTGATCAGTTGCCGCCCGTGCCGCTGGTCGTCTGCCCCGGCAATCACGACGTGCCGTTGTATCGTGTTTGGGAACGGATCTTCCAGCCACATGCCAATTATCAGAAGTACATCTCGCCGAAGCTGAACGACGTGTTGCACCTGCCGGCGGCGACGATCGTGTCGCTCGATTCCACGGCGCCACTACGAGCCATCAAGAATGGCCGGATCCGCCGCGAGCACCTGGTCTTCGCCCGCGATGTCTTTTCAGCCTCACCGCCGGAGAAAGTTCGTATCGTCGTCGCGCATCATCACTTTGCCCCCGCGCCCGATTACGAACGGAGCACCGCGATGCCGAAAGCCCGCCGGGCGATGGATGTGTTCGAGGCCTGCGGCGTGGAACTGGTCCTCGGCGGGCATTTGCATCGGGCGTATGTTGGCAACTCGCTCGACGTTTATCCGGGCCAGGATCGGAAGCATGGCATTGTGATCGCGCAGAGCGGGACGACCACCTCCCGCCGCGGCCGGGCTCGTGAGCGCGAGAAGAATTCGTTCAATTTCATCCGCGTCACCGACGAGTCGATTCGAATCACGCACTACATGTACTTCGACGGAGCGGACGGCTTTGCGCCGTTCAGCCGGCACATTTATCCGCGGGCCACTCAGCAATACTTCGCCGAACCAGCCGAGCCATCGCTCGATATGTTCGCGCGGTGA
- a CDS encoding serine/threonine-protein kinase has product MTEPILSRPPLRFERGELVFGYRLVRKLGEGSFGAVWLAANEKGFEWALKFVSLQGSGGLKEFKALQLIKDRKINNTNLLKLIDYGLLDHDGNSLATSASPLTEATTPVRRTIETDPGEPQRVTPQGTMLPAAKPSSNLTAVEQLAETQGAATDTKTGDKHRAAWLVIVMEVGQYTLHQLQLQHTERETARTPHRPTRAVTRMGVTAGDSQTIATSTPAVLSDPLEEPLVPLPAATVLPYLEQAARGLDYLHRHDIVHRDIKPQNIILVGDDAKVCDYGLASDSTSSTATTIGCTPAYAAPEAINNRPVPASDQYSLAVTYIELITGRWPFFGVTQTAIYREKDEGRHNLSFITNARSRAALKRALSKLPQDRFSTCTEFIQTLAAAEKSNGRVWSPVQVVGLALAVLLLLLGIFGFAFQGDWWQQKQVAAIPPRPIVPPIEIPANEPDPSPNPMPPGKVLPTQPKIKPEVKPETPPTPIGTPPLLHGDEALTVAFADAKLPPRELLRVLESEVRSAADPTEWFLALRSKAEENPAVFAATEQWLQRNSNRTPPKSLDSSEFRVFEQEFRTASLQRLLNRPLPTTSDLESMLSSPALRLHDSHPLGVLLRIDCELRLADSAPGKDQLEAWNTQIESAHTAELPAKLATLRNQFVVYVDALRLPWRVKQVDVHAEGERLQELLNASPQPAWFIADRKQRLAEPLGQIALLELGKTDRDLLELPRFQLDSNKQLDELLATASHNQLPGKSLAAVQAIKQASQALENPNRPADWSAIGRLASAAFNNSATNAVLDNQQQRRLVFYVMKLAILRTAAPGSDGFRDAVNGFATLLATKQDGVPLYFDFAQETRPSDVGLYRTLLEPVLNQAALANPNSTAADPASLALLAAAQARLVQRTPEIARLIEPASQPNLSADVRTLLVAHRAFERARQWDKQAVAAGKVPAEHLTTAHQQVLATIPKLTADVTRTLPDLLAIIDAFDPTGTATDAELLRIGGYVRRQQAYQEPSLQRRNELVRDASARYEKCLAAATNNPALSAQAANEFADLQLKLAGWTELSGTDYEVSNEQIEPPAGTKSHYLWKAANLARQAIAGAKPEGAEPFVTLAVAHEEMAFALGRIDNYALALAACEQGLRAVPAKSAGVSQLQAGKGRALMRHGSELFSELSLEDRKARLQQAVAELETSLSDRRTTKRWQPHDAENLAALAEAHIGLATDADRAARLTQAEAALRTAIEAADPRAPRLTHYRWRLLQVVSNQEGPSLRPAQQLADEIFVALEKNPADQDPAAVFGIATATAGLYSEPSKLLRWLPAKGPWYDQWRSSDAWKLEAARLYAEASLTGAIPDLKRTAQQLTLELPARSPHRRLAEAYLQDIAARELCRDFERMKPLGSAASEVSQRSYEADRQAKAGIATAAIRDCVQKHWDSQDLRIQALLTEINRASAADLLAGKVLPGASVLEKRALWKYLTTAPSLESREKYLDVYQQQGSQTAASDPNRQQSAQTASELLKPALYFAPLVPQDSRLESLVKRYKSAESEKKK; this is encoded by the coding sequence GTGACGGAACCAATTCTCTCACGCCCGCCTCTTCGCTTTGAACGCGGCGAACTTGTTTTTGGCTATCGGCTGGTGCGCAAGCTCGGCGAAGGGAGCTTCGGCGCCGTTTGGCTCGCGGCCAATGAGAAGGGCTTCGAGTGGGCGCTGAAATTCGTCAGCCTGCAAGGGAGTGGCGGCCTGAAGGAGTTCAAGGCGCTGCAACTGATCAAAGACCGCAAGATCAACAATACGAACTTGCTCAAACTGATTGACTACGGTCTGCTCGATCACGATGGGAACAGCCTGGCGACATCGGCCTCGCCGCTGACCGAAGCGACCACGCCGGTCCGCCGCACGATCGAGACCGATCCCGGCGAGCCGCAGCGAGTGACGCCGCAAGGAACCATGTTGCCCGCAGCGAAGCCGTCTTCCAATCTCACGGCCGTCGAGCAACTCGCCGAGACACAGGGCGCCGCGACTGATACCAAGACGGGTGATAAGCATCGCGCCGCTTGGCTGGTGATTGTGATGGAGGTCGGGCAATACACGTTGCATCAGTTGCAACTGCAACACACCGAACGCGAAACCGCGCGGACACCACATCGCCCGACGCGCGCGGTAACGCGGATGGGTGTGACTGCGGGCGACTCGCAAACAATCGCCACCAGCACACCGGCCGTGCTCAGCGATCCGCTCGAAGAGCCCCTCGTGCCCTTGCCGGCGGCGACGGTGCTCCCTTACTTGGAGCAAGCGGCCCGCGGCCTCGATTATTTGCACCGTCACGACATCGTGCATCGCGATATCAAACCGCAGAACATCATTCTTGTCGGCGACGATGCCAAAGTTTGCGACTATGGCCTGGCGAGTGATTCGACGAGCTCGACAGCGACGACCATCGGCTGCACGCCGGCGTACGCCGCGCCCGAAGCGATCAATAACCGTCCGGTTCCTGCCAGCGACCAGTATTCGCTCGCGGTGACGTACATCGAACTGATCACCGGCCGTTGGCCATTCTTCGGCGTAACGCAAACGGCCATCTATCGAGAAAAAGATGAAGGCCGGCACAATCTTTCCTTCATTACGAACGCGCGATCGCGGGCTGCGCTCAAGCGAGCCTTGTCGAAGTTGCCGCAGGATCGCTTTTCCACGTGTACCGAGTTCATTCAAACGCTCGCTGCGGCCGAAAAATCGAACGGCCGTGTTTGGTCGCCCGTACAAGTGGTCGGGCTCGCGCTGGCGGTGCTGCTGCTACTCCTTGGAATCTTTGGGTTCGCCTTTCAAGGCGATTGGTGGCAGCAAAAGCAGGTCGCTGCTATTCCTCCAAGGCCGATCGTTCCGCCGATAGAAATTCCGGCCAACGAACCTGATCCCAGCCCCAATCCAATGCCTCCGGGAAAAGTGCTGCCGACTCAGCCAAAGATCAAACCGGAAGTCAAACCAGAGACGCCACCCACGCCCATCGGAACGCCTCCGCTGTTGCATGGTGATGAAGCGCTCACGGTGGCCTTTGCCGATGCCAAGTTGCCGCCGCGCGAGTTGCTGCGAGTGCTGGAATCAGAAGTGCGCAGCGCTGCCGATCCTACCGAGTGGTTTTTGGCGCTGCGTAGCAAAGCCGAAGAGAACCCCGCTGTCTTCGCTGCTACCGAACAGTGGCTGCAGCGAAACTCCAATCGCACGCCGCCGAAGAGTTTGGACAGCAGCGAGTTTCGAGTCTTCGAGCAAGAGTTTCGCACCGCTAGTTTGCAACGACTGCTGAATCGTCCGTTGCCGACGACCAGCGATCTGGAAAGTATGCTCAGCAGTCCCGCGCTGCGGCTGCACGATTCGCACCCACTCGGAGTTTTGCTGCGCATCGATTGCGAATTGCGACTAGCCGATTCTGCGCCGGGAAAAGACCAACTCGAAGCCTGGAATACGCAGATCGAATCGGCCCACACGGCGGAACTTCCGGCGAAGCTCGCCACGCTGCGAAACCAGTTTGTCGTTTACGTCGATGCACTTCGTCTGCCGTGGCGTGTTAAGCAAGTCGACGTCCACGCCGAAGGCGAACGTCTGCAGGAACTGCTCAATGCTTCGCCGCAGCCGGCTTGGTTCATTGCTGATCGCAAGCAGCGTTTGGCCGAACCTCTGGGGCAGATCGCGCTGCTGGAACTCGGCAAGACCGACAGGGACTTGCTCGAACTCCCGCGCTTTCAACTGGACTCGAATAAGCAGCTCGACGAATTGCTGGCGACCGCCAGCCACAACCAACTGCCGGGGAAGTCGCTAGCCGCTGTGCAGGCCATTAAGCAAGCCAGCCAGGCGCTCGAAAATCCCAATCGGCCCGCGGATTGGTCGGCGATTGGCCGACTTGCGAGCGCGGCTTTCAACAATTCGGCCACGAACGCCGTGCTCGACAATCAGCAGCAGCGGAGGCTCGTGTTTTACGTCATGAAGTTGGCCATACTGCGAACGGCTGCACCGGGATCAGATGGATTTCGCGACGCTGTGAACGGCTTTGCAACGCTCCTGGCGACGAAGCAAGATGGCGTGCCTCTCTATTTCGACTTCGCGCAGGAAACACGGCCGAGCGACGTGGGACTTTATCGCACGCTTCTCGAGCCAGTGCTGAATCAAGCTGCCCTAGCGAATCCAAATTCAACCGCGGCCGATCCCGCCAGTCTGGCGTTATTGGCTGCCGCGCAAGCTCGCTTAGTGCAGCGAACGCCCGAGATTGCCCGACTCATCGAACCGGCTAGTCAGCCGAATCTTTCCGCCGACGTTCGCACGCTGCTGGTCGCGCATCGCGCGTTCGAGCGAGCCCGGCAGTGGGATAAGCAGGCCGTCGCCGCCGGCAAAGTTCCAGCGGAACATCTGACAACGGCGCATCAGCAAGTCCTGGCCACGATTCCCAAGTTGACTGCCGATGTGACCCGAACGTTGCCCGATCTGCTCGCCATCATCGATGCCTTCGATCCTACTGGTACCGCAACCGATGCCGAGTTGCTGCGGATTGGCGGCTACGTGCGCCGCCAGCAAGCCTATCAAGAGCCCAGTCTGCAACGGCGAAATGAACTCGTCCGCGATGCCTCGGCCCGTTATGAAAAGTGCCTGGCGGCCGCAACCAACAATCCCGCCTTGTCCGCGCAAGCGGCGAATGAGTTTGCCGATTTGCAGTTGAAACTCGCCGGCTGGACAGAATTGAGCGGCACCGACTACGAGGTCAGCAACGAGCAGATCGAACCACCAGCAGGCACGAAATCGCACTATTTGTGGAAAGCGGCCAATCTCGCCCGCCAGGCCATCGCTGGGGCCAAGCCGGAGGGTGCGGAGCCGTTTGTTACCTTGGCCGTAGCGCACGAAGAGATGGCCTTTGCGCTCGGACGGATCGACAATTATGCCCTGGCTCTCGCCGCCTGCGAACAAGGCCTGCGCGCGGTTCCCGCGAAATCGGCTGGCGTCAGTCAACTGCAAGCCGGCAAGGGTCGGGCTCTGATGCGGCATGGATCGGAGTTGTTCTCGGAACTTTCTTTGGAAGACCGCAAAGCAAGGTTGCAGCAAGCCGTCGCCGAACTCGAGACCTCGCTCAGCGATCGCCGCACGACCAAACGCTGGCAGCCGCACGACGCGGAAAACCTCGCTGCCCTCGCCGAGGCACATATCGGCCTCGCTACCGACGCCGATCGGGCGGCCAGGCTCACGCAAGCCGAAGCAGCGTTACGAACGGCCATCGAAGCGGCCGATCCTCGCGCGCCGCGGCTGACTCATTATCGCTGGCGGTTATTGCAAGTCGTGAGCAATCAGGAAGGGCCTTCGCTTCGTCCCGCTCAACAACTGGCCGATGAGATCTTCGTCGCGCTGGAAAAGAATCCCGCCGATCAAGACCCAGCCGCGGTCTTTGGCATCGCGACTGCCACGGCTGGGCTCTATTCGGAGCCCTCCAAATTACTCCGTTGGTTGCCCGCGAAAGGTCCTTGGTATGACCAATGGCGATCGAGCGACGCCTGGAAACTCGAAGCCGCGCGACTTTATGCCGAAGCTTCACTGACCGGCGCGATTCCCGATTTGAAGCGCACCGCGCAGCAACTGACGTTGGAACTCCCGGCCCGTTCGCCGCACCGTCGTCTGGCCGAAGCGTACCTGCAAGACATTGCTGCCCGTGAACTTTGTCGCGACTTTGAGCGAATGAAGCCGCTGGGAAGTGCAGCTTCGGAAGTCTCGCAGCGCAGCTACGAGGCCGACCGCCAGGCTAAGGCGGGAATTGCGACAGCTGCGATTCGTGATTGCGTGCAGAAGCATTGGGACAGCCAGGACCTGCGCATTCAGGCGTTGCTCACGGAAATCAATCGTGCCAGCGCCGCCGATCTGTTGGCCGGCAAGGTGCTGCCTGGCGCGAGCGTGCTGGAGAAGCGGGCGCTGTGGAAGTATTTGACGACAGCTCCCTCGCTCGAGTCGCGCGAGAAGTATCTGGACGTCTACCAGCAGCAAGGATCTCAGACTGCGGCGTCCGATCCGAACCGGCAGCAGTCAGCGCAGACTGCCAGCGAGTTGCTGAAGCCGGCTCTCTATTTTGCGCCCCTCGTGCCGCAAGATTCTCGCTTGGAATCGCTCGTCAAACGCTACAAGTCGGCCGAGAGCGAAAAGAAAAAATAA
- a CDS encoding HipA family kinase yields the protein MSTPRELPYNIFRKGPPCNEGSGTIFTVGMRALVKYHETHPYEGCAVNDEGQRYYASLHVAGSAETLPKATKADISAILCDDKLACGIIVFDSWILNADRHNKNISYDDETQQTFIFDHGAAIYSADDDSPTGQRTEMEKNRNRLGIGAHCLKEIKSLRWFDHWYNKLLRIPDEFIRDTVKTATTVGLPSEDESFVADFLLERRVRLYDFFYKDHKYHFPKVDDGLFSLSRMYSEDYQI from the coding sequence GTGAGTACCCCGAGAGAACTACCGTACAACATTTTTCGCAAGGGACCGCCGTGCAACGAAGGAAGTGGCACGATCTTTACGGTTGGAATGCGAGCGCTAGTCAAGTACCACGAAACGCACCCCTACGAAGGCTGTGCGGTCAATGATGAAGGGCAGCGATACTACGCATCTTTGCACGTTGCAGGCTCGGCGGAGACGCTGCCCAAAGCAACAAAGGCAGACATTTCCGCAATCCTTTGCGATGACAAGTTGGCTTGCGGAATTATCGTTTTCGATAGCTGGATTCTAAATGCCGACCGCCACAATAAGAACATTTCCTACGACGATGAGACGCAGCAGACGTTCATATTCGACCACGGAGCGGCGATTTATTCAGCAGACGACGACAGTCCGACGGGACAACGCACCGAAATGGAAAAGAATAGAAATAGACTTGGAATCGGTGCTCACTGTCTGAAAGAAATCAAGTCACTGCGGTGGTTTGACCACTGGTACAACAAGCTATTGCGTATCCCAGACGAGTTCATTCGAGACACAGTGAAAACGGCAACAACTGTCGGGCTTCCATCAGAAGATGAGTCGTTTGTTGCGGACTTTTTGCTTGAGCGGCGGGTTCGTCTTTACGACTTCTTTTACAAAGATCACAAGTATCACTTTCCAAAAGTAGACGACGGACTTTTCAGTCTGTCGAGAATGTACAGCGAAGACTATCAGATTTAG
- a CDS encoding IS1595 family transposase, translating to MNLSEVAALTENEAREYLEKIRWAEGPVCPHCTSKEVTLLGGKSTTPGTYKCKAKECRKKFTVRVGTIFESSHITLRHWVMAFHLMCSSKKGISAHQIHRSIGVTYKTAWFMCHRIRHAMDQGSIAMTGEVEVDETYVGGKPRKNTGKKNFRGMGTEKTPVVVLG from the coding sequence ATGAATCTTAGCGAAGTCGCCGCACTGACCGAAAACGAAGCCCGCGAATACCTAGAGAAGATTCGTTGGGCTGAGGGTCCGGTTTGTCCGCACTGCACCAGCAAGGAAGTCACTCTCCTCGGCGGCAAGTCCACCACCCCAGGCACCTACAAGTGCAAGGCCAAGGAATGCCGCAAGAAGTTCACGGTGCGCGTCGGCACGATCTTCGAGAGCAGCCATATCACGCTTCGCCATTGGGTTATGGCGTTTCACCTGATGTGCAGCAGCAAGAAGGGAATCAGCGCTCACCAAATTCATCGCAGCATCGGTGTGACCTACAAGACGGCTTGGTTCATGTGCCACCGCATCCGTCATGCGATGGATCAAGGCAGCATCGCCATGACTGGCGAAGTCGAAGTTGACGAAACCTACGTCGGTGGAAAGCCCCGCAAGAACACTGGCAAGAAGAACTTTCGCGGCATGGGGACCGAGAAAACGCCGGTGGTCGTGCTGGGTTGA
- a CDS encoding 2-oxo acid dehydrogenase subunit E2: protein MSRLLNRKVPCVAGKKISLSLPRRFMGDVLHFARRIPSVPMQRRMRLADVIAARAQSARRVSWCAIFMKAWCLVAAQRPELRRTFLTFPTGHLYEHPINVASFSLERTWQGEEGVFVARVPQPELISLSVLNQMVRAHKSAPIEQVDSFRQGLWISSLPLPLRRLMWWTALETTGRWKSYYFGTFAISVVASLGAAGLHVLSPLAMTLNYGTFEADGSLDVRLAYDHRVIDGATAARALDAVEGVLHQEIREELLAIAQPGERREPRQSRKIDHSGRRRPIDPIRCVDASKPH from the coding sequence ATGTCGCGCCTGCTCAATCGCAAAGTCCCCTGCGTTGCCGGGAAAAAGATTTCCTTATCGTTGCCGCGACGCTTCATGGGAGATGTGCTCCACTTTGCTCGCCGCATTCCCAGCGTTCCCATGCAACGGCGGATGCGGTTGGCCGATGTGATCGCGGCTCGTGCTCAATCGGCCCGCCGCGTGAGCTGGTGTGCAATCTTCATGAAGGCTTGGTGCCTGGTCGCGGCTCAGCGGCCGGAGTTGCGGCGGACGTTTCTCACTTTTCCGACCGGTCACCTTTACGAGCATCCGATCAACGTGGCGTCGTTCAGCTTGGAACGCACGTGGCAGGGCGAAGAGGGAGTCTTCGTCGCTCGTGTGCCGCAGCCGGAACTCATTTCGCTGAGCGTGCTCAATCAAATGGTGCGGGCCCACAAGTCGGCGCCGATTGAGCAGGTAGATAGCTTTCGCCAGGGCTTGTGGATCAGTTCGTTGCCGCTGCCGTTGCGCCGGTTGATGTGGTGGACCGCACTCGAAACCACCGGCCGTTGGAAGAGCTACTATTTCGGCACCTTTGCTATCAGCGTGGTGGCTTCGCTCGGTGCGGCTGGCTTGCACGTGCTATCGCCGTTGGCGATGACGCTTAACTACGGCACCTTCGAAGCCGACGGCAGTCTCGACGTGCGGCTGGCCTACGATCATCGAGTTATCGACGGAGCCACGGCGGCGCGAGCGCTTGACGCCGTCGAAGGAGTATTGCATCAGGAGATTCGCGAGGAGTTGCTCGCCATTGCCCAACCTGGCGAGCGGCGCGAGCCGCGGCAGAGCAGAAAAATTGACCACTCGGGCCGCCGTCGCCCGATCGACCCAATTCGATGCGTGGATGCATCAAAGCCGCACTAA
- a CDS encoding transposase, translating into MENVTARTLRAEIVKTIDVNATLMTDESVLYKQTGKMFKGHHTVNHSAGEYGRREGGVWINNNTAESFFALLKRGHYGVFHKMSKHHLFRYCNEFAFRWSHKKATDSERRDAAIRGASGKRLTYRNSAKLSGSSGVSVSGGLPSV; encoded by the coding sequence ATGGAAAACGTTACGGCCAGAACGTTGCGTGCTGAGATCGTCAAGACGATCGATGTAAACGCCACGCTGATGACTGACGAATCCGTTCTGTATAAGCAGACCGGCAAGATGTTCAAGGGACACCACACCGTGAACCACAGCGCCGGTGAATACGGCCGCCGCGAGGGTGGCGTGTGGATTAACAATAACACGGCGGAATCGTTCTTCGCCTTGCTGAAGCGCGGCCACTACGGCGTGTTCCACAAGATGAGCAAGCACCACCTGTTTCGCTACTGCAACGAATTCGCTTTTCGCTGGTCGCACAAAAAGGCGACCGATAGCGAACGGCGCGACGCTGCAATTCGAGGGGCCAGCGGCAAGCGGCTTACTTACAGAAACTCCGCGAAACTAAGCGGTTCATCCGGCGTTTCGGTAAGCGGCGGCCTGCCTAGCGTCTAG
- a CDS encoding AtuA-related protein, with translation MTSGQLMFVRDLATARSGDKGNHANIGVVAKDAESYEILRSRLTSVRVQSHFSGLGITRVERFELPLIGAFNFLLYDALGGGASRSLRIDTQGKLLATSLLDLQLRLAPEV, from the coding sequence ATGACCTCCGGCCAACTCATGTTCGTTCGCGATCTCGCCACCGCGCGCAGCGGCGACAAAGGAAACCACGCCAACATCGGCGTCGTGGCCAAGGATGCCGAGAGCTACGAAATCCTCCGCAGCCGTTTGACGTCGGTCCGCGTGCAATCGCATTTCTCCGGCCTAGGAATTACCCGCGTCGAGCGCTTCGAATTGCCGCTGATCGGGGCGTTTAACTTCCTGCTGTACGATGCTCTCGGCGGCGGCGCGAGCCGGTCGCTCCGAATCGATACTCAGGGGAAACTTCTCGCCACTTCTTTGCTCGATTTGCAGTTGCGACTCGCTCCTGAGGTATGA
- the mtaB gene encoding tRNA (N(6)-L-threonylcarbamoyladenosine(37)-C(2))-methylthiotransferase MtaB: protein MSATLKTITLGCKVNQYETELVREGLRRAGYQDAAEDQAADLCVVNTCTVTAEGDSKSRHVIRKLARVNPTTRIVVMGCYATRAPEEVAALPNVAEVVTDKREIPDLLQRFGVIDIPTGISRFTGRKRAYVKVQDGCLLRCSYCIIPHVRPNVYSRPVEHIRDEVARLVDNGHREIILTGVHLGHFGVEQNHGKPREEWIRLATLVRELCRLPGEFRIRLSSIEATEVTRDLISVLAENPTRIAPHLHICLQSGSDAVLRRMKRRWGSKLFVDRCRLVRESLDQPGLSTDVIVGFPGETEEDFAATCQVVRDCGFAKVHIFPFSGRKGTPAYDFPDQIPHEMKQQRLVHLQQVEAEVRDEYFRSLLGRTLQVMVEGESEYLPELSPGVPDGFAGTSCRYAPVEIEATGLQPSTLVDVVGHRVADGRIIARLASS, encoded by the coding sequence ATGTCTGCCACGCTGAAAACCATCACTCTCGGCTGCAAGGTCAACCAGTACGAAACCGAACTGGTCCGCGAAGGCCTGCGCCGCGCCGGCTATCAAGACGCCGCCGAAGATCAGGCCGCCGATCTGTGCGTGGTCAACACCTGCACCGTCACTGCCGAGGGAGACAGCAAAAGTCGCCACGTCATCCGCAAGCTCGCTCGCGTCAATCCCACGACTCGCATCGTGGTGATGGGCTGTTACGCGACGCGCGCGCCGGAAGAAGTTGCTGCCCTGCCGAATGTCGCCGAAGTGGTCACCGACAAGCGCGAGATCCCCGATCTGCTGCAGCGGTTTGGAGTGATCGACATTCCCACCGGCATTTCGCGCTTCACCGGCCGCAAGCGAGCCTATGTGAAGGTGCAGGACGGCTGCCTGCTTCGCTGCAGCTACTGCATCATTCCGCACGTCCGGCCGAACGTTTACAGCCGGCCCGTCGAACACATTCGCGATGAGGTCGCCCGCCTCGTCGACAACGGCCATCGCGAAATCATTCTCACCGGTGTTCACCTCGGCCACTTCGGCGTGGAGCAAAACCACGGCAAGCCGCGCGAAGAATGGATTCGCCTGGCGACGCTGGTGCGCGAGCTCTGCCGCCTGCCGGGCGAGTTCCGCATTCGACTCAGCAGCATCGAAGCCACCGAAGTCACTCGCGATCTGATCAGCGTGCTCGCCGAGAATCCGACGCGCATCGCGCCGCACTTGCACATCTGTCTGCAGAGCGGTTCCGATGCCGTGCTCCGCCGCATGAAGCGTCGCTGGGGAAGCAAGCTCTTCGTCGATCGCTGCCGACTGGTCCGCGAGTCGCTCGATCAGCCTGGCCTATCGACCGACGTCATCGTCGGCTTTCCGGGCGAGACCGAAGAAGACTTTGCTGCGACTTGCCAGGTCGTGCGCGACTGCGGCTTTGCCAAGGTCCACATCTTTCCCTTCAGCGGCCGCAAGGGAACGCCGGCGTACGACTTCCCCGACCAGATCCCGCACGAAATGAAGCAGCAGCGACTCGTCCACCTCCAGCAAGTCGAAGCTGAAGTCCGCGACGAATATTTCCGCTCGCTGCTCGGCCGCACATTGCAAGTGATGGTCGAAGGGGAAAGCGAATACCTGCCCGAGTTGTCGCCGGGTGTACCTGACGGCTTCGCCGGCACCTCTTGTCGCTACGCACCGGTCGAAATCGAAGCGACGGGTTTGCAACCCAGCACGCTGGTCGATGTGGTAGGTCACCGCGTCGCCGACGGCCGCATCATCGCTCGCCTGGCGTCATCCTAA